DNA from Rosa rugosa chromosome 6, drRosRugo1.1, whole genome shotgun sequence:
ACTAATGGCACAAATTTGTGATGGCAGATTAAGAAGGCAATACAGTCTGCAGAAAGCTCCGtcaaagacttcatctttggatCAAAGACTCAACCTCCAGAAAGCAAAGTGAAGGAGCTGGGCCCTAACAGCGCAAAGGAACACCCTTAGTTAGAGAGGCAGTTAACCTTGTATAGGAACATCGTGGTTTCGAGACTTTTCACTGTTCTTTCATCGTGTATGCAGTAGTGATCTTGCACCTTGTGTACCTTTTGCAGAAAGATATTTTCTTGTTTCATTTCTGTACAATATACTCCTTACTGCCTGAAATAAAATCCAAGTCTGTCGATATGATGATGTTCATTACTTTACATGTGCTATCTGAACTATTGGAAAAGGTTTTCGGATGTGAAAACAGGCATTGCAAGGAAAAGAGCCTGAAAATCTTATCTCGCACTCTCAATTTGTTGGTTCAGTTATGCTGCTCAATGCAGCTATATTTGCTTGTTTTTGGCGGGTACTCTGATTCACTGACTGAGTCAGCGCTGGTGGGACCCACACTATGAAGGACTATTCTGTGACTCAAACTCAGATCAACGGTTCCCATGAGCCTGGGGTTCCCACTATTTCTTTAGTATCCCAACTAAAATTGGAACAAGTGTAAAAACCTCCTTCACATATAACTGCCATATAACTACCTTATTCATCTACTCCCTCCTTCCCTCTCAACTAACACTCTCACCCACTCTGTGAAACCCTAACATGCCCtttgctgcttcttcttcttcttcttcttcttcttcttctctctccctccaaaCCCCAACTCCCACAAATGCTGACGCAACCCACAAACTGCATCAAACCCACCTCCAACATCCTCTTCTCTTCCAACTCCATCCCCAAGACTTTCTCAAGATTACATCCACGCCTTCCCCTGCATCCCAGAACCCTCTCATTCAAACTCCACTGCTCACAGTATCCAAACCCAACTccaccctcttcttcttcttctccattccAACCCTTAATCTCAATCCTCCAGGTCATACCGGACTGGGCCGACGAAATCAAAGAGCGTGGCTTTAGACAGAACAGAACACTCTATGACCATGAGAAATGGGTTCACCACAGAAGCTCCTACCGCCACCTCCGCCACTTCCTCACCAGCCTTTCCTCGAGGGTGATTTTGTCTTTAATTCCTCCGGTGATTGCTTTCACCTTGGTGGCAGTGGTCATTGCCAGCTACAATACAGCAGTTGCATTGGAGTGGCTTCCGGAATTTTTCCCCATCTTGAGGTCCTCAACTCTGCCGTACCAGCTCACAGCGCCGGCATTGGCGCTGTTGTTGGTGTTCAGGACAGAGGCTTCTTATTCGAGGTTTGATGAAGGGAGGAAGGCTTGGACTAAAGTGATTGCAGGGGCTAATGATTTT
Protein-coding regions in this window:
- the LOC133717067 gene encoding uncharacterized protein LOC133717067, with the protein product MNPQVDKLVRGTTVVATITASYFLLTADYGPEPNVLDPIKKAIQSAESSVKDFIFGSKTQPPESKVKELGPNSAKEHP
- the LOC133717066 gene encoding LOW QUALITY PROTEIN: voltage-dependent chloride channel 1, chloroplastic-like (The sequence of the model RefSeq protein was modified relative to this genomic sequence to represent the inferred CDS: inserted 2 bases in 1 codon); its protein translation is MPFAASSSSSSSSSSLSLQTPTPTNADATHKLHQTHLQHPLLFQLHPQDFLKIXHPRLPLHPRTLSFKLHCSQYPNPTPPSSSSSPFQPLISILQVIPDWADEIKERGFRQNRTLYDHEKWVHHRSSYRHLRHFLTSLSSRVILSLIPPVIAFTLVAVVIASYNTAVALEWLPEFFPILRSSTLPYQLTAPALALLLVFRTEASYSRFDEGRKAWTKVIAGANDFARQIISGVENPGDAELKKALLQYVVAFPVALKCHVIYGSNMGRDLQNLLELDDLLVVLSSKHGPGCIIEFISQNIRMLKLEESRRNMLESNMSCFHEGIGVCENLIGTPIPLSYTRLTSRFLVLWHLTLPIILWDDCHWIVVPATFISAASLFCIEEVGVLIEEPFPMLALDDLCKSVQENVQEALAREKLIQARLTAKGRTQTKKQHSPNGQPKS